DNA sequence from the Aphelocoma coerulescens isolate FSJ_1873_10779 chromosome 27, UR_Acoe_1.0, whole genome shotgun sequence genome:
gttctgtgggaaggagctgaggatgggcccgggcagggtcaccaccactggggagggctggatggccacggtggagctctggcactgcctgacacagcactcattgcagctgttggccagcgggcaggggccgcagggctggcagcaagggttgcagggctggcagcaggacaTGGCTCGGGGTCCCAGAgggcacagagggcagggagaagcagaaTGTTAGGACGCTTGAGAAGCAGCACTGCCCCaagcaccctgcagccaaggcacCTCCTGGCCCACACTGCACTGCCCACCTCAAAGCCCAGGAGCCACCTCAGCCAAGTCCCAGCCTCTCTCTGCACAAGATCTTCTCCCCCCTGCCTTctcccagcagaagcagctcccagccctgggctctgaCAGCCCCGATCAGCTGAGACCTCCAGCCAGGAAAGAGCTGggctggaagcaggaggagaaggattgGAGGCTTCCCACTCACCTGattcctgaggaggaggaggaggtgagagaaGTGGATGTGAGAGCAGAGACTTGGGCTGCCTTTTATAGCAGTCCTGCACTGCCTCAGGCCCAGTAGCACCTTGGTGGAAGTAATAATTTTGTGACCAGCTCATGGCAAATGTGCACCATCCCAGCTAATGGCAGGGGCTGTGTCCTGGTTTCCTGCAGTGCGGCCTTTTCATTTCCTGGCTTCTGCCGTGTGCGTTCCTATGTGAAGACTTCTGTTAGGGCCGGGATGAGAGGCCCAAGTATTTCCAGGACATAAACACGTCAGAGTCGGCAGAATGCTCGCATCATGGTCTGGTGGCATTCCATGCGGGCACGTGAGGTGAACCTGTGTCATtcctgtgggtttgtttgtggCAAAGTTCTCAGGACATCACACTTGTTCTTCTTGTACACATGCACCTCTCTCCCTCATCTCTGCGTGACAGCACGTGAGTTTTCATGTGCAGCCTGGTGTTCTGGAGCATTCGGGAAGTGGGTCAGATATGCTTTGTGGTCTTGCTTCCCCTCTAATACGTCTCCCTTTGGCCAACAGCCCATGCCCGCTTCTGCAGCTCGTTCCTGCTCTTGGCCTGGGCTGGATGACCAGCTGTCCCAAGGTTGACCTTGGCTGCATGGATGGTGCCCACCAAGCCACTCTATCAATCCCATGTGTGCCGtggacagagaagagaaaataaaagagaaagcaacTTGGAGCTTGTTATAAGGCAGTTTGCTAAAGCAAACGCAAAGCGTTATGCGTGtatgagaaaagcagaaaaataaataattttatgtccaacttccctcaggaagtgatGGCTGGccacttcccaggaagcagggcttcCTCACGTGTAGTGGTTGCTCAGGAAGGCCAACTTTGTAAATAAGGCTGCAGGAATGGGCTCTGTGGGAGGAGTCCATCGTCTCCCGCCGTGTCTGACTGAGTCACTTCCAAGGCTGTCCAAAGGGGACTCAGCGCTGCCCAACCCTGAGCACATTTGTCACTCTGGTGATGCCTCTGTGAAAGCGTATGTCATTAGAAAtggtctgggctggaagggaacttaaagatcatttatttCCACTCCCGCTGCCCTCAGCAGATGGGCACTGATGCCACCCACTAAACCGGGTTGATCAAAGAGCTGTCCAAACTGGCCTTGCACACTTCCACGGTTGAGGCATCCAAAACTTTTCTGGGCAATTTCCTACAGTGCcgcaccaccctcacagtgaggCACATCTTTGTCGGCTCcaagagaacaaagaaaattgCACTGCCGGGATTCCAGTGCTGAGCTTCCTCCACTTTTTCCAATGGGCAAACAGGAAGAGTTGCaacaggaagaaggagaaatcaGAGGCCAAAGTTTGAATGCAAAACCAACTTTATTGTGtctaaggaagaaaagaaggaggCTCACAGagggcaccaggagcagccactaAGATGCAGTGAGGGTGTCAATCCGGCCGgcctgcagagggaaggaggccAGCAGGTCCCACTAGGGCTGGCATTGAGTGGTGctgacaggaaaggaaaaggaagagaaaaaagagaggagaggaaacaaTAGGCAGAAGCTCTAAATCCAGAGGCTTAAAGTTCTGTCTTCAGTCCAGCACCATGTTCTGAGGTCGTGGAGGTTCTTGCCTGAGGATGTTGGTGGCGGCAGCAGCTTTAGCAGGGACGACAACATCTTTCACCATAGCGGCTGGTGATGCAGGAGATGTCAAAGCCCCCGGAGCTGATGGGCACTCCTtcagagctgaggatgctgccaacggcagcggaggtggaggatcccaccacggtgttctgtgggaaggagctgaggatgggcccgggcagggtcaccagcacagcaggcGGCTCAATGACGACGGtggagctctggcactgcctgacaCAGCACTCATTGCAGCTGCTGGCCAGCGGGCAGGGGCCGCAGGACTGGCAGCAAGGgttgcagggctggcactgctggcacttCTCAGGGCAGGACATGTCTCGAGCCTGGCGCtgcacctggcacagagggCCGGGAGGAAGCAGAGCACACGCACACCTGAGACACAGCCCGCAAGGCACCCCCAGCAACACAAGGCCCCTGCTGCTTGcgcagctgcagcctgtgcgGGCCCAAACTGGGGATCCTGGGCCTCAGCCCAGCACGCTCCTTCAGAGCTCAGCCAGCCCCAGccgtgctcctgcccagcctggatGCAAAGAAGCACCTCAGCCCAGCCTCAGCCTCTGGCCAGAACACACGCTCTCCCCTCTGCCCACACGAGCACCATCGGAGAACACCCCAGAAGAACAAGGAGCGGCAACAAGGGCTGGAAAGCTCAACCCTGTCCTAGAGAGGGTGGAGGAGAAAGGGGCTTCCAACTCACCTGGTTCCCAaggagcaggaggtgacagAAGTGGATGAGACAGCCACCGGTTAGGCTGCCTTTTATGCTGGCCCCACAGTGCCTCAGGGCTCAAAGTCCGTGCTGCCTGAGTGATAAATTTCCTGTGTGATCCCAATGAATGGAAAGATCTCTGGGAATGCTATGGCATGACTTGCTGGTTCCCTCTACCATGACTTTGCATTTCCTGGCCTACATCATTCCCATTCCCTCGCGGACACTTCTTCTGAGAGCTGGTATGTGAGATTCCATTTGTCCTGAGGGCAAGGATGTGTCGGTGAGCAGAAATTATGAAATTATGAATTAATTGCAGAATGTCAAGGAGGCAGGTGATGCCAGCCTGGGGCACTCTGGTGATTTATCCCTGCCAGCTTTTTTCTAATTCCTGCTGACTGGAAGGGCCtcatctgctcccagccctctgctctttGACTTGTCGCCCAAGGGTTCCCCGGtgtgcttttcccatggggtagAACCTCTTTGCCTTCCTCCTCGGCCTGCACAATCCACGAGACTCCTGTAGCACTGCTGCCTGAGCTTGTGTCCtgcttggagtgctgtgtccctgctctggctggcagctccccagctgctcctgaggcacATCCCTTGCCATGGCCTGTGCCCCATGTGCTGCCCCGCAATAATGTGCGTGGCAGTGTGGCTGtgccccagtgtgtgccagtgcCTGCACATCCCTGTGCTTGTGCACTCGTGGGAACACCCCCTGAGAGCCTCTGGCCTACTCGGGGATCGTtgtgcacagggcagagcactTGTGTGCAGCCCCCTGCCCGTGTGCCTGCGCACGTTTGCTGGGGTCTGTGCGTCTGGCTTCATCTCTGtgcacacctgggcaggctggCAATGTGTCAGTgcccgtgtgtctgtgtgtctgtgtgtgtgtgcacagctgtgCCTGAGCTCACGTCTCAGCCCAGCCATTCCAAGCCCCGTAGGGacttccctgcccagcagtgccagccactCGCACACACTCAGCCCCGCGTTATCGGCAGGGACCTGGAGAGGGCCACGGCCCTCACGGCACACCGAGGACAACCCCAAAGCCAGGCCATCCCTTTGATGCTGCATCCCAACAGCCTTGGGACACTCTGCTCTTTCCCGGGGTCCTTGCTCCTGCCTCATGGAGAAAGTTGGAGGTTACCGTGTTCTGGTGGCTCTGTGGAGATGGGGGAGTCCTGTGGCCACAGTGGCCTTTGTCCTGAGCCAGGAGCTATGGGAGAAGGATGCTGTCAAAGAGCACGAGGCATGTGGAGAAAAGAGTTTGACCATGTCTGGGAAGTGGAGGCAGGAAGGTGGAAGATTTGCTCCTCTCCCACatccagaaggggaaaaagtggcAGCTGCCAGCACGATGGGAGGAGGGTTTTGGTTCTGTCCTCATGCTTGGTTGAGCCAGTGAAACCCCTCAGCCCTGCGTGTGTGCACAGAAGCTGGGCCGAAGGCTTATTGTGAGGAAGCTGTTTGAAGAGAGGACGTTGTGGACTATCCCCAGGCATTGCTGATTGCCATTCCCTCACCGGTGACCTTTTAACATCATCCTCTCCTACTGGTCCCCATTTTGGAGAAGCCAGGGATGTGTTTGTCAGCTCCAATGGAAAAGGCATAAATTAAAATCCACCGTGAAGTGTCCACCCTCTGCTGTTTCCACCTTTTGCCCTGAGCTCACTGGAGGAGTTCCCAcacaaggaaggagaaagcagaggcCCAGGTTTGGATGCAAAACAACTTTATTGAGTCTAAGGAAGAACAGGCTCACAGAGgacaccaggagcagccactgAGGTGCAGTGGGGGTGTCCGTCTGCCtggcctgcagaggaaggcagggaggccAACAGGTAGGCTGGCATTGAGTGGTGCagacaggaaagggagggaggggaagagtAATCCAAGGGGTTAAATAGGTTGTTCCCAAGATCCATCTTCAGTCCAGCCCCACGTTCTGAGGTCGTGGAGGTTCTTGCTCGAGGATGTTGCCAGCAGATTTAGCAGGGGGGACAGCATCTGCTGCCATAGCCGCTGGTGATGCAGGAGATGTCAAAGCCGCCAGAGTTGATGGGCACTCCGccagagctgaggatgctgccaacggcagcggaggtggaggatcccaccacggtgttctgtgggaaggagctgaggatgggcccgGGCAGGGTCACCACCACTGCGGAGGGCTGGATGGCCACGGtggagctctggcactgcctgacacagcactcattgcagctgttggccagcgggcaggggccgcagggctggcagcaagggTTGCAGGACATGGCTCGGGGTCCCAGGtgcacctggcacagagggcagggagaagcagaaTGTTAGGACGCTTGAGAAGCAGCACTGCCCCaagcaccctgcagccaaggcacCTCCTGGCCCACACTGCACTGCCCACCTCAAAGCCCAGGAGCCACCTCAGCCAAGTCCCAGCCTCTCTCTGCACAAGATCTTCTCCCCCCTGCCTTctcccagcagaagcagctcccagccctgggctctgaCAGCCCCGATCAGCTGAGACCTCCAGCCAGGAAAGAGCTGggctggaagcaggaggagaaggattgGAGGCTTCCCACTCACCTGattcctgaggaggaggaggaggtgagagaaGTGGATGTGAGAGCAGAGACTTGGGCTGCCTTTTATAGCAGTCCTGCACTGCCTCAGGCCCAGTAGCACCTTGGTGGAAGTAATAATTTTGTGACCAGCTCATGGCAAATGTGCACCATCCCAGCTAATGGCAGGGGCTGTGTCCTGGTTTCCTGCAGTGCGGCCTTTTCATTTCCTGGCTTCTGCCGTGTGCGTTCCTATGTGAAGACTTCTGTTAGGGCCGGGATGAGAGGCCCAAGTATTTCCAGGACATAAACACGTCAGAATTGGCAGAATGCTCGCATCATGGTCTGGTGGCATTCCATGCGGGCACGTGAGGTGAACCTGTGTCATtcc
Encoded proteins:
- the LOC138099104 gene encoding feather keratin Cos2-2-like encodes the protein MSCPEKCQQCQPCNPCCQSCGPCPLASSCNECCVRQCQSSTVVIEPPAVLVTLPGPILSSFPQNTVVGSSTSAAVGSILSSEGVPISSGGFDISCITSRYGRPD
- the LOC138099105 gene encoding feather keratin Cos1-2-like, whose amino-acid sequence is MSCNPCCQPCGPCPLANSCNECCVRQCQSSTVAIQPSAVVVTLPGPILSSFPQNTVVGSSTSAAVGSILSSGGVPINSGGFDISCITSGYGSRCCPPC